From Vibrio aerogenes, a single genomic window includes:
- a CDS encoding S-type pyocin domain-containing protein yields the protein MREKLAKQRKQNLLESDQAFATVLAREAAEKAASKQAEEEQTEEQPEEKTVPQIFAKSAQVPAGTCETGTQCESLSSLGQYGAYAAAIAQGSDELMLSRVAGQALAELPGMAMKIIGRAGILAAFAPTQMGDGTLYSEDDIRQRDMVETNIRLRVDESGHLYGYHVDGDAIPRRTVTQNGDKFEVTLEEGLTIEWIPITGDFGGQPILVNPVPDLETHDIWIHPQAGQGRESDNTYITPIAESELSDYILVFPAETGLKPLYVVYQQLRQPNGQFGPGTESKPSLDRPGLRAKTKRDIQAQAEDRGLKDEDGNFTDEQGNVLSDWHYGHKFGHENRRILKAADELEMSQAELNDFINGHPEYFQIQDAKRNLSHKDEKPGTDDLDDIIDQMIKFLEKRQ from the coding sequence GTGAGAGAAAAGCTTGCCAAACAGAGAAAACAGAACCTGCTTGAATCTGATCAGGCATTCGCGACAGTGCTGGCCCGTGAAGCCGCAGAAAAAGCAGCCTCTAAACAAGCCGAAGAAGAACAAACGGAAGAGCAACCGGAAGAAAAAACGGTTCCACAAATCTTTGCCAAATCCGCTCAGGTTCCGGCTGGCACCTGCGAGACTGGAACACAGTGTGAATCTTTATCTTCTCTCGGTCAGTATGGTGCTTACGCGGCAGCCATTGCACAGGGAAGTGATGAGCTGATGTTATCCAGAGTCGCCGGTCAGGCACTGGCAGAGCTTCCCGGTATGGCGATGAAAATCATTGGCCGGGCCGGCATACTGGCCGCATTTGCCCCAACTCAAATGGGCGACGGCACGCTTTACAGTGAAGATGACATTCGTCAGCGTGACATGGTTGAAACCAATATCCGTTTACGGGTTGACGAGTCCGGCCACCTCTACGGTTATCATGTGGATGGTGATGCGATTCCCAGGCGCACAGTGACACAAAATGGCGACAAGTTCGAAGTGACGCTTGAAGAAGGTTTGACGATTGAATGGATCCCGATCACCGGCGATTTTGGCGGTCAACCGATTCTGGTCAATCCAGTTCCAGATCTGGAAACCCACGATATCTGGATTCATCCACAGGCCGGGCAGGGCAGAGAATCCGACAATACATATATCACTCCAATTGCAGAGTCAGAACTGAGTGATTATATTCTGGTCTTCCCGGCTGAGACGGGGCTGAAGCCGCTTTATGTGGTGTATCAGCAGCTCAGACAGCCTAATGGTCAGTTTGGGCCAGGTACCGAATCAAAGCCGTCGCTGGATCGGCCCGGCCTCCGGGCGAAAACCAAACGGGATATTCAGGCTCAGGCGGAAGATAGAGGCTTGAAAGATGAAGATGGCAACTTTACGGATGAACAGGGTAATGTGTTATCAGACTGGCACTACGGCCATAAATTCGGTCATGAGAACCGGCGTATATTGAAAGCTGCCGATGAACTGGAAATGAGTCAGGCTGAGTTAAATGATTTCATCAATGGACATCCGGAATATTTTCAGATTCAAGATGCAAAGCGGAATCTAAGCCATAAAGATGAGAAACCGGGCACTGATGACTTAGATGATATCATTGACCAAATGATTAAATTTTTAGAAAAGAGGCAATAA
- a CDS encoding LysR family transcriptional regulator, with protein sequence MYDLNDIQSFVMVMETENLTESARQLGVSKSTLSRRISHLEGVLGQPLLLRHSNKMQANDAGKAFYPFARKLLETARQSHKVLEHLQDAVCGEIDVTVFSSFARSWFPGEMLTFTAQHPEISIRLHTASVLDQNSPSDVMIWLGAVSDFGMKTELAGYVSCGLYASGRFKQQRGIPDCVAELERQPWVNLHHLYHPEGALKLSHPQQGTQIVQLPGSRILSDQIGMQMEAIVSGHGIGILPDYMASRREQHHPGDLIRVLPEWTLPPLPLYLIYPYGQLPKRIQAFLQHMRQAAGDIAVAV encoded by the coding sequence ATGTATGATTTAAATGATATTCAGAGTTTTGTCATGGTGATGGAAACTGAAAACCTGACGGAAAGTGCCAGACAGCTCGGTGTCTCAAAATCAACCCTGAGCCGGCGGATCTCTCATCTGGAAGGTGTGCTTGGTCAGCCTTTGTTGTTGCGTCATTCCAATAAAATGCAGGCCAATGATGCCGGCAAAGCTTTTTATCCTTTCGCCCGTAAGCTGCTGGAAACCGCCAGACAGAGTCATAAAGTGCTGGAACATTTACAGGATGCCGTTTGCGGCGAAATTGATGTGACGGTGTTTTCCAGTTTTGCCCGCTCATGGTTTCCCGGCGAGATGCTGACTTTTACAGCGCAGCACCCGGAGATCAGTATCCGGCTGCATACGGCATCGGTTCTCGATCAGAACAGTCCGTCAGATGTGATGATTTGGTTGGGTGCAGTCAGTGATTTCGGAATGAAAACCGAGCTGGCGGGATATGTTTCCTGCGGTTTATATGCCTCCGGTCGATTTAAGCAGCAGCGGGGTATCCCGGACTGTGTTGCCGAACTGGAGCGTCAGCCCTGGGTGAATCTGCACCATTTATACCATCCGGAAGGTGCCCTCAAACTGTCTCATCCGCAGCAAGGGACTCAGATTGTTCAGTTACCCGGCTCCCGGATACTATCGGATCAGATTGGTATGCAGATGGAAGCGATTGTATCGGGTCATGGTATCGGGATTCTGCCGGATTATATGGCAAGCCGGAGAGAGCAGCATCATCCGGGCGATTTAATCCGGGTACTGCCGGAGTGGACACTGCCGCCGCTACCTTTATACCTGATCTATCCTTACGGGCAGTTACCCAAACGGATTCAGGCTTTTTTGCAGCATATGCGTCAGGCCGCCGGTGACATTGCTGTAGCGGTGTAG
- a CDS encoding substrate-binding periplasmic protein, which yields MFNTCRLSVSFLILLLFSPEGTAHQATPEKEHKFRLSMFEAPDTRQSDMMTRLYQDLFRRLGIAVEIESLPMKRASMQANSGKIDGEAARIASYGKIHTHMRRVDFPVAQVIFVAYARKSDQMISEDGWDALVKGNYRIGYLRGILFSERMLHDKISPVLLSQAKSVRQGLLKVLYGRTDLFIHTRGDYLEKEKMNDRLVEASVVQTVPLYMYVHQSHQALIPKIEQALHQMKEEGRFLEICHQIYQKYASKHCLASSQPYSRIQW from the coding sequence ATGTTTAATACTTGTCGGTTATCTGTCTCATTTCTGATTTTATTGCTGTTCAGCCCGGAGGGCACCGCTCATCAGGCCACACCTGAAAAGGAGCACAAATTCCGGCTCTCCATGTTTGAGGCACCAGATACCCGTCAGAGTGACATGATGACACGTTTGTATCAGGATTTGTTCCGGCGTTTGGGGATTGCCGTGGAAATAGAGTCTCTGCCGATGAAGCGGGCTTCCATGCAGGCCAACAGTGGCAAAATTGATGGTGAAGCTGCAAGAATTGCATCATACGGTAAGATTCATACGCATATGCGTCGCGTTGATTTCCCTGTGGCTCAGGTTATTTTTGTGGCTTATGCCCGGAAGTCAGATCAGATGATATCTGAAGATGGCTGGGACGCGCTGGTGAAGGGAAATTACCGGATTGGATACCTGCGGGGCATTTTGTTTTCGGAACGGATGCTGCACGATAAGATCAGCCCGGTACTGTTGAGTCAGGCCAAATCAGTCCGGCAGGGATTACTGAAAGTGTTGTACGGAAGAACCGACCTGTTTATTCATACCCGGGGAGATTATCTGGAGAAAGAAAAAATGAATGATCGGCTGGTTGAGGCGTCTGTGGTGCAGACGGTGCCACTCTATATGTATGTCCATCAATCTCATCAGGCATTGATCCCGAAGATTGAGCAAGCCCTGCATCAGATGAAAGAAGAAGGCCGGTTTCTTGAAATATGTCATCAGATCTATCAGAAGTATGCCTCAAAGCACTGCCTTGCCAGCAGCCAGCCATATTCCCGGATACAGTGGTAA
- a CDS encoding ABC transporter substrate-binding protein: MLSFRHTLIHSMMALSVCFSSLALADVTVNTKYGQVTVPDHPQKIVTLYEGALDTMTAVQVKVAGSITTRGGEGVADYIADKAGNVAIVATGRETNIEAVLAQRPDVIMAPYYLSESQYKILSKIAPTLVPDFDRTSPDLWEKEARFYAGAVGKTPQINQVLTAIHQQETELKQAIEAKIPSDQRTTIVARWMPQGPIIMADYLFAGTLLKAVGLHPSDAGLLKKGRPHSSPLSLENLSAIDADRLFLVTLNNDGKSALDAAKSSPAFSRLNVVKNNRVTLADGQVWSSATGPVAAQVILRDIHAAVLGQTH, from the coding sequence ATGCTTTCTTTCCGTCACACCCTCATTCACAGCATGATGGCCCTGAGTGTTTGTTTTTCATCTCTCGCTCTTGCTGATGTTACGGTCAATACCAAATACGGGCAGGTCACTGTTCCGGATCATCCGCAAAAAATCGTGACCCTCTATGAGGGCGCACTGGATACCATGACAGCCGTTCAGGTGAAGGTTGCCGGAAGTATTACCACCCGCGGCGGAGAGGGAGTGGCAGACTATATTGCGGATAAAGCAGGCAATGTGGCGATTGTTGCTACCGGCAGAGAAACCAATATTGAAGCCGTGCTGGCGCAGCGTCCTGATGTGATTATGGCACCTTATTACCTGTCTGAATCACAATATAAAATCTTGTCTAAAATCGCACCGACACTGGTCCCGGATTTCGACAGAACCAGCCCGGATTTATGGGAAAAAGAAGCCCGCTTTTATGCAGGTGCTGTTGGCAAAACCCCACAAATCAATCAAGTCCTGACAGCGATACATCAGCAGGAAACTGAGCTTAAACAAGCTATTGAAGCAAAAATCCCCTCAGATCAGCGCACCACAATTGTGGCCCGCTGGATGCCACAAGGGCCCATCATTATGGCCGATTACCTGTTTGCCGGCACGCTGCTGAAAGCTGTGGGCCTGCATCCTTCCGATGCGGGACTCCTCAAAAAAGGCCGGCCACATTCCAGCCCGCTCAGCCTTGAAAATCTGTCTGCAATTGATGCAGACCGGCTGTTTCTGGTCACGCTCAACAATGATGGTAAAAGTGCGCTGGATGCCGCCAAATCATCGCCCGCATTTTCACGTCTGAATGTCGTGAAAAATAACCGGGTGACCCTTGCTGACGGCCAGGTCTGGAGCAGTGCGACCGGCCCGGTAGCGGCTCAGGTCATTCTTCGCGATATTCACGCAGCCGTGCTGGGTCAGACGCACTGA
- a CDS encoding FecCD family ABC transporter permease — MPRHSRLWFTAPAQRSVSLCLMLCSLVSLIFILLSLLIGAGDVTIQEAWQAILGHGTEEAEFVLTQLRLPRTLTGIYVGIALGVSGALMQALARNPLAEPGLLGVSAGASFAIAVALISGASVATMMIGVAQAGALAGCFFVMAAARMQGQFKDPVRLVLAGAALSGLLSALTSILLLFDQRAADEIRFWVTGSIAGRSPDTLLLVLPYGLIALALTAYVARPLASMALGEKVALGLGHNPKLIRFWIILAVALLVGSATAIAGPLVFIGLVVPFLARAIVGPDIRRTLLLCLPAGPALLLCADILTRLIARPAEMPLGVLTAIVGAPVLLMIVRAKRLPTLS; from the coding sequence ATGCCACGGCATTCACGCCTGTGGTTCACCGCCCCGGCACAGCGCTCTGTCAGCCTGTGTCTGATGTTATGCAGCCTCGTCAGTTTGATATTCATTCTTTTGTCGCTGCTGATCGGGGCCGGTGACGTCACCATACAAGAAGCATGGCAGGCCATACTTGGGCATGGTACCGAAGAAGCGGAGTTTGTTCTGACACAGCTGCGCCTGCCCAGAACACTGACCGGGATTTATGTCGGTATCGCTCTGGGTGTTTCCGGTGCCCTGATGCAGGCACTGGCACGAAATCCACTTGCAGAACCTGGGTTACTGGGCGTCAGTGCCGGGGCTTCTTTCGCTATTGCGGTTGCGCTGATTTCCGGGGCCAGTGTCGCGACCATGATGATCGGCGTCGCACAGGCTGGTGCGCTGGCCGGATGTTTCTTTGTCATGGCTGCTGCCCGGATGCAGGGACAATTTAAAGACCCGGTCCGGCTGGTCCTTGCCGGTGCAGCCCTGTCTGGTTTGCTCTCCGCACTCACCTCGATCCTGCTGCTGTTTGATCAGCGGGCTGCCGATGAAATCCGTTTCTGGGTGACTGGCAGTATTGCCGGGCGATCACCGGACACACTGCTGTTGGTTCTGCCTTACGGCTTGATAGCGCTGGCACTGACCGCTTATGTCGCCAGACCACTGGCTTCCATGGCACTGGGTGAAAAAGTCGCTCTCGGCCTCGGGCACAATCCGAAACTGATCCGGTTCTGGATTATTCTGGCCGTCGCCCTGCTGGTTGGTTCGGCCACAGCGATTGCAGGCCCGCTGGTGTTTATTGGTCTGGTGGTCCCCTTTCTTGCCAGAGCGATTGTCGGTCCGGATATCCGGCGCACGTTACTGCTCTGTCTGCCTGCCGGCCCGGCTTTGCTGCTGTGCGCAGATATCCTGACCCGGCTGATCGCCCGCCCGGCTGAAATGCCTCTTGGCGTCCTGACGGCTATTGTCGGCGCGCCGGTTTTACTGATGATTGTCCGGGCAAAGCGTCTGCCCACGTTATCTTAG
- a CDS encoding ABC transporter ATP-binding protein, with protein sequence MKTLQSCELSTQNLQLSHGSRVIVHGLDVRFPPGKVTAIVGPNGCGKSTLLNGLARVHQPQQGTVCIDGTDIHTLPSRQVALKLALLPQETLAPDGITVRELIRFGRHPHQKLLRQSHQSDSRAIQQALQAANLEDLADRLLDTLSGGQRQRAWIAMCIAQETPLLLLDEPTSALDLGHQIEVFELIRTLAEQGKSVIMVVHDIAMAARYSDHLVAMKDGQIVAKGSPAEVITGPLLQSLYGIHCELVQDPGTGTPVLVNIQRNQPEVV encoded by the coding sequence ATGAAAACACTGCAATCCTGCGAACTTTCTACCCAAAACCTGCAACTCAGCCATGGGTCCCGCGTCATTGTTCACGGGCTGGATGTCCGCTTTCCACCGGGGAAAGTGACCGCAATTGTCGGTCCGAACGGCTGTGGTAAATCGACCCTGCTCAACGGGCTCGCCAGAGTGCATCAGCCTCAGCAAGGCACCGTCTGTATCGACGGAACAGATATTCATACCCTGCCCTCACGTCAGGTTGCGCTCAAGCTGGCTCTGTTGCCACAAGAGACCCTCGCCCCCGATGGGATTACCGTGCGCGAACTTATCCGCTTTGGCCGTCATCCGCATCAAAAGCTGCTGCGTCAATCCCATCAGAGTGACAGTCGCGCGATTCAGCAGGCGCTTCAGGCAGCAAATTTAGAAGATTTAGCCGATCGGCTGCTCGATACCCTGTCCGGCGGCCAGCGTCAGCGCGCATGGATCGCCATGTGTATCGCTCAGGAAACCCCGCTGCTACTTTTGGATGAGCCAACTTCAGCACTGGATTTAGGACATCAGATTGAAGTCTTTGAGCTGATCCGGACACTGGCAGAGCAAGGCAAGAGTGTCATCATGGTGGTACATGATATCGCTATGGCTGCCCGCTATTCCGATCACCTGGTCGCCATGAAAGATGGCCAGATTGTTGCAAAAGGCAGCCCGGCGGAGGTCATCACCGGGCCGCTGCTGCAATCACTGTATGGGATTCATTGTGAACTGGTTCAGGATCCGGGGACCGGCACGCCGGTGCTGGTGAATATTCAGCGCAATCAACCGGAGGTGGTGTAG
- a CDS encoding ankyrin repeat domain-containing protein yields MKYTERPEYKLFKALKLGDLAQVGELTQSGADIHRVTESEQWTYLHKMFTSLSAEPEDRSSPASVQFLIEQGLDVNAIDSYGNTPLIYAVRQKNLAGMRLLLTNGADRLIGHWNIEGVDALKMALQGNPLAYDMVKLLLDFGADPDAKKDGVRSVREVLQIFVGIVPEVRELIGQYTSGE; encoded by the coding sequence GTGAAATACACAGAACGGCCGGAATATAAGCTTTTTAAAGCTCTTAAATTGGGGGATTTGGCGCAGGTTGGGGAATTAACTCAAAGCGGAGCTGATATTCACCGGGTTACAGAATCAGAGCAGTGGACTTATTTACATAAAATGTTTACATCACTTTCAGCTGAGCCTGAAGACAGAAGCTCACCAGCATCAGTTCAGTTTCTGATCGAACAGGGTTTAGATGTAAATGCCATTGACAGTTATGGAAATACGCCACTGATTTATGCTGTCCGGCAAAAAAATCTGGCCGGAATGCGTTTGTTACTGACGAACGGGGCTGATCGGCTGATAGGACACTGGAATATAGAGGGAGTGGATGCGCTGAAAATGGCATTGCAGGGAAATCCATTGGCCTATGACATGGTGAAACTGCTACTTGATTTTGGGGCTGATCCGGATGCAAAAAAGGACGGCGTTCGTTCTGTCCGGGAAGTACTTCAGATATTTGTTGGCATTGTTCCAGAAGTAAGAGAGTTAATCGGGCAGTACACTTCCGGAGAGTGA
- a CDS encoding YjiH family protein, giving the protein MEITVPIAKKSTWVAALKLILFSATGIFFFFIPVELFGQSTILLDHLVSCLRTMLSDTVRIYTLVLIIAGAAYPFVTGQWRSSRTQMVLSALKVTGIPVTLMAFFSVGPAVLFEKDMLPFLFGKLVIPVGLIVPLGAFFLAFLIGYGLLELTGVLLQPVMKPLFRTPGKSAIDAVASFVGSYSIGLLITNKVYQNGQYSAKEAAIIATGFSTVSATFMVIVAKTLGLMSIWNLFFWSTLILTFVVTALSVRLPPLRQMDDHKVAEEQRIAQASRLRTAWKEGIHVAANSQPLSTSILSNLKDSILMTMGILPSIMSVGLLGLLLAKYTPLFDWIGVLFWPFTWLSGHEEPVLVAKAAATGLAEMFLPALLVAKSTFVTKFVVGQVSISSILFFSASIPCILSTDIPLKLSHILLIWYQRTALTIILSTPLAMLIA; this is encoded by the coding sequence ATGGAGATCACGGTACCGATCGCAAAAAAATCAACATGGGTTGCAGCGCTGAAACTGATTCTGTTCAGCGCGACCGGCATTTTCTTCTTTTTTATTCCGGTTGAGCTTTTTGGTCAGTCGACCATCTTGCTCGATCACTTGGTTTCATGCTTGCGAACCATGCTTTCAGATACCGTCCGTATCTATACATTGGTATTAATTATCGCCGGTGCGGCTTATCCGTTTGTCACAGGGCAGTGGCGCAGCAGCAGGACGCAAATGGTGTTGTCTGCATTGAAGGTGACAGGGATTCCGGTCACACTGATGGCGTTTTTTTCGGTGGGACCGGCTGTATTGTTTGAAAAAGATATGCTGCCGTTCCTGTTTGGAAAACTGGTAATTCCGGTTGGACTGATTGTCCCGCTGGGGGCGTTTTTTCTGGCTTTTTTGATCGGCTATGGCCTGCTTGAGCTGACTGGCGTGCTGCTTCAGCCGGTGATGAAGCCATTATTCAGAACGCCGGGAAAATCAGCGATTGATGCGGTAGCTTCATTTGTTGGCAGTTATTCAATCGGGCTGCTGATTACCAACAAGGTTTATCAAAACGGACAATATTCGGCCAAAGAAGCAGCCATTATCGCCACCGGCTTTTCAACAGTATCGGCAACTTTTATGGTGATAGTGGCAAAAACCCTGGGGCTGATGTCGATCTGGAATCTTTTTTTCTGGAGTACCCTGATTCTGACCTTTGTGGTCACCGCTCTGAGTGTTCGTCTGCCACCCCTGCGGCAGATGGATGATCATAAAGTGGCTGAAGAGCAAAGGATTGCTCAGGCTTCGAGACTGCGAACCGCCTGGAAGGAAGGTATACATGTGGCAGCAAATTCACAGCCGCTGAGCACCAGTATCCTCTCGAATCTGAAAGACAGCATTCTGATGACGATGGGGATTTTGCCTTCGATCATGTCGGTTGGATTACTGGGGTTGTTGCTGGCAAAATATACCCCGCTGTTTGACTGGATTGGGGTTCTGTTCTGGCCTTTTACCTGGTTGAGTGGTCATGAAGAACCGGTGTTGGTTGCCAAAGCTGCTGCGACGGGGCTGGCTGAGATGTTTCTGCCTGCATTGCTTGTGGCCAAAAGTACATTTGTGACGAAGTTTGTCGTCGGTCAGGTTTCCATTTCATCGATTCTTTTTTTCTCGGCTTCCATTCCCTGCATTTTGTCGACCGACATCCCGCTGAAACTGAGTCATATCCTGTTGATTTGGTATCAGAGAACGGCTTTAACAATCATCCTGAGCACGCCGCTTGCGATGTTGATAGCCTAA
- a CDS encoding FecCD family ABC transporter permease yields MKRASFIKRIVNDAMTLSPPGTEPGLLCLGTSHFNLVTERSAIVRNLILIVVLMLCCLLSLSTGTLYVSPLTVMKTLLGQGDAMTQFLIFDLRLNRILAGVYTGAAFSLAGCLMQTVARNRLATPGIIGLDNAAMAFAVASVTGVGFGLAPSAMALTGAATATALAFAIGGGSGTRGYRFIVAGMAIGAVSGAVSQLLLSMVHIDTANAAYPWTVGSLSGRPEEQIPQIGLITVAGLILSIIWTRYFRLLSFSDAVIITLGHSPQRIRLLAVLIAVTLTGFAVSLAGPVGMVALAGPEMARSLARHKGLPVMSSVLCGGILMVLADLAGRTILSPVELPVGIVTAVTGGPYLIWILIRQPRRSAL; encoded by the coding sequence ATGAAAAGAGCGTCCTTCATAAAACGAATCGTGAATGATGCCATGACTTTGTCACCTCCCGGCACGGAACCGGGTCTGCTTTGTCTGGGTACATCACATTTCAATCTGGTCACAGAGCGGTCTGCTATTGTCCGTAATCTGATTCTGATTGTGGTGCTGATGTTGTGCTGTTTGCTGTCGCTCTCTACCGGCACCTTGTATGTTTCTCCTCTGACCGTGATGAAAACCCTGCTCGGACAGGGCGATGCCATGACACAATTCCTGATTTTTGATTTACGCCTGAACCGGATTCTGGCTGGCGTTTATACGGGTGCAGCCTTTTCTCTGGCGGGATGTTTAATGCAAACTGTTGCGCGCAACCGGCTTGCAACACCGGGAATTATTGGCCTGGATAATGCAGCAATGGCTTTTGCCGTTGCCTCCGTAACCGGTGTCGGTTTTGGTCTGGCACCGTCAGCGATGGCGCTGACCGGCGCAGCAACCGCCACTGCACTGGCATTCGCTATCGGCGGGGGCAGCGGCACACGCGGCTACCGCTTTATTGTGGCCGGAATGGCCATCGGAGCCGTTTCCGGTGCGGTGTCCCAGCTCTTACTGTCGATGGTTCATATTGATACAGCCAATGCCGCTTATCCGTGGACAGTCGGCAGCCTGTCCGGCAGACCCGAAGAGCAGATTCCGCAGATCGGCCTCATCACCGTCGCCGGTCTGATTCTGAGCATCATATGGACCCGCTATTTCAGGCTGCTGAGCTTTTCCGATGCCGTCATCATCACGCTGGGCCATTCCCCTCAGCGGATTCGTCTGCTGGCCGTACTTATCGCGGTCACTCTGACTGGTTTTGCCGTTTCGCTTGCCGGGCCTGTAGGCATGGTCGCACTGGCAGGACCGGAGATGGCCCGCTCTCTGGCCAGACATAAAGGTTTACCTGTCATGTCATCGGTCCTCTGTGGCGGGATTTTGATGGTCCTCGCTGACCTTGCCGGACGAACGATTCTTTCCCCGGTCGAACTGCCCGTCGGTATCGTCACCGCGGTCACCGGCGGTCCTTACCTGATCTGGATTTTGATACGACAACCACGGCGGAGCGCCTTATGA
- a CDS encoding RICIN domain-containing protein: MILKKIIPGMLLLGVIGQVWAADLPEGRYVIYAKHSGRAFDITAGSKENGAKLQQWGYSGSKWQQFDLMYEGDGYYSLRSANSGKALDVKAHSTASGADIIQYTFRGNDNQLWKLNDRGNGYYTIISKHSGKAMDVWGRSTKSGAAIRQGTLTNKDNQLFRFESVDGGSSGGSTGGQPRSDKADGFAGQNGGTTGGKGGKTVTVNSCGELKSALNKSEPLIIQIPDKTLDCRTANRKQQACKVKCSGKNKYTYRIPTTNQSCRDLGSSNNSTVTKYRNETRLNVASNKTIVGLGPKSTVRGGSFNVDGKSNLIFRNFTITDINPGLVEASDGISVKNVKHLWIDHMGFSQISDGYVDMYGSKNVTFSWNHFNGYNTASCDNHHSYVMFANDSQVTYHHNFFDQGGGRNPKLDKQGTRAHLYNNYWKGITYFATNVNSGAEALVEGNYYKNVKRPHWNNGGAIDARKSTNVYSGTSTSTGADSGDSVFRDISMYPYKMDKAADLPARLTSGTGPQ; this comes from the coding sequence ATGATCCTAAAAAAAATTATTCCCGGTATGTTACTGCTGGGCGTGATAGGTCAGGTCTGGGCGGCTGATCTGCCGGAAGGCCGGTATGTGATTTATGCCAAACACAGCGGACGGGCATTTGATATTACAGCAGGCAGTAAAGAGAATGGCGCGAAGCTTCAGCAGTGGGGTTACAGTGGCAGCAAGTGGCAACAATTTGACCTGATGTATGAAGGCGACGGCTATTATTCACTCCGTTCGGCCAATAGCGGGAAAGCACTGGATGTGAAGGCGCATAGTACGGCTTCCGGGGCTGACATCATTCAGTATACGTTCAGGGGGAACGATAATCAGTTATGGAAGCTGAATGACCGGGGAAATGGTTATTATACCATCATTTCAAAACACAGCGGCAAGGCCATGGATGTATGGGGCCGCAGCACCAAATCCGGTGCTGCGATTCGTCAGGGAACACTGACAAATAAAGATAATCAGTTATTCCGATTTGAATCTGTTGACGGCGGTTCGTCGGGCGGTTCCACCGGCGGTCAGCCGCGCAGCGATAAAGCTGATGGTTTTGCCGGTCAGAATGGCGGTACCACTGGCGGAAAAGGCGGTAAAACGGTGACAGTGAACAGCTGTGGTGAGCTGAAATCGGCACTGAATAAGTCTGAACCGCTGATTATTCAGATTCCTGATAAAACGCTCGATTGTCGCACAGCCAACCGCAAACAGCAGGCTTGCAAAGTCAAGTGTTCCGGGAAAAACAAGTATACGTACCGGATTCCAACGACGAATCAGTCCTGTCGTGATCTGGGGTCATCGAATAACAGTACCGTCACTAAATACCGCAACGAAACGCGCCTGAATGTCGCTTCTAACAAGACCATTGTGGGACTCGGGCCGAAATCGACGGTTCGTGGTGGATCTTTTAATGTCGATGGGAAGTCTAATCTGATTTTCCGCAATTTTACCATTACGGATATTAACCCTGGGCTGGTGGAAGCTTCTGACGGTATTTCAGTGAAGAATGTGAAACACCTCTGGATTGATCATATGGGCTTCAGCCAGATCAGTGATGGTTATGTTGATATGTACGGGTCGAAAAATGTCACATTCAGCTGGAATCACTTCAATGGTTATAACACCGCTTCGTGCGATAACCATCACAGCTATGTGATGTTTGCCAATGATTCACAGGTGACGTATCACCACAACTTTTTTGATCAGGGCGGCGGCCGGAATCCGAAACTGGATAAGCAGGGCACCCGTGCGCATTTATATAATAATTACTGGAAAGGGATTACTTACTTTGCAACAAACGTCAACAGTGGTGCCGAAGCACTGGTTGAAGGAAATTATTATAAAAACGTGAAACGTCCGCACTGGAATAACGGTGGGGCGATTGATGCGCGTAAATCAACCAATGTTTACTCCGGTACCAGTACATCCACAGGGGCAGATAGTGGTGACAGCGTTTTCCGTGATATTTCCATGTACCCTTATAAGATGGATAAAGCGGCTGATTTACCGGCCAGACTGACATCCGGAACCGGCCCGCAGTAA